A stretch of Carya illinoinensis cultivar Pawnee chromosome 14, C.illinoinensisPawnee_v1, whole genome shotgun sequence DNA encodes these proteins:
- the LOC122294976 gene encoding mediator of RNA polymerase II transcription subunit 19a-like isoform X2, translating into MDPEGKKFGRGPRELTGAVDLISHYKLLPHHDFFCKRSLPSSISDTHYLHDVVGDTDIRKGEGMQLDQLIQNTSYSRDTNARIRPFELDILREAFQLREAAPVDLPLAEKGIPTIVGKSKSESKDRERKHKKHKDRGKDNDKEHKKRKHRHKDRNKDKDGEKKKDRSGHHDSSADHSKKHHEKKRKHDGEEDINDIHRPKKSKHKSSKIDEVGAIKVAG; encoded by the exons ATGGATCCTGAAGGCAAGAAGTTTGGAAGAG GACCAAGGGAACTGACTGGTGCTGTGGATCTCATAAGTCACTACAAATTGTTGCCACATCATGATTTTTTCTGCAAGAGATCACTTCCTTCGTCAATTTCGGACACACATTATCTCCATGATGTTGTTGGAGACACAGATATCAGAAAAGGAGAAGGGATGCAATTGGATCAACTTATTCAGAACACATCCTATTCCAGAGATACTAATGCACGAATACGGCCATTTGAGCTGGATATTCTAAGAGAAGCCTTTCAGTTAAGGGAAGCTGCTCCTGTTGATTTGCCTCTT GCCGAGAAGGGGATTCCCACTATTGTAGGGAAATCTAAAAGTGAGTCCAAGGACAGGGAGAGGAAGCATAAAAAGCACAAAGATAGAGGTAAAGATAATGATAAAGAGCATAAGAAGCGCAAGCACCGGCATAAAGACCGAAATAAAGATAAAGAcggggagaagaagaaggatagAAGTGGGCATCATGACTCCAGTGCCGATCACTCAAAGAAACACCATGAAAAG AAAAGGAAGCATGATGGAGAAGAAGATATTAATGACATTCACCGACCCAAAAAAAGTAAG CATAAGAGCTCAAAAATTGATGAAGTAGGTGCGATCAAGGTGGCTGGCTGA
- the LOC122294976 gene encoding mediator of RNA polymerase II transcription subunit 19a-like isoform X1, which translates to MDPEGKKFGRGPRELTGAVDLISHYKLLPHHDFFCKRSLPSSISDTHYLHDVVGDTDIRKGEGMQLDQLIQNTSYSRDTNARIRPFELDILREAFQLREAAPVDLPLAEKGIPTIVGKSKSESKDRERKHKKHKDRGKDNDKEHKKRKHRHKDRNKDKDGEKKKDRSGHHDSSADHSKKHHEKFQKRKHDGEEDINDIHRPKKSKHKSSKIDEVGAIKVAG; encoded by the exons ATGGATCCTGAAGGCAAGAAGTTTGGAAGAG GACCAAGGGAACTGACTGGTGCTGTGGATCTCATAAGTCACTACAAATTGTTGCCACATCATGATTTTTTCTGCAAGAGATCACTTCCTTCGTCAATTTCGGACACACATTATCTCCATGATGTTGTTGGAGACACAGATATCAGAAAAGGAGAAGGGATGCAATTGGATCAACTTATTCAGAACACATCCTATTCCAGAGATACTAATGCACGAATACGGCCATTTGAGCTGGATATTCTAAGAGAAGCCTTTCAGTTAAGGGAAGCTGCTCCTGTTGATTTGCCTCTT GCCGAGAAGGGGATTCCCACTATTGTAGGGAAATCTAAAAGTGAGTCCAAGGACAGGGAGAGGAAGCATAAAAAGCACAAAGATAGAGGTAAAGATAATGATAAAGAGCATAAGAAGCGCAAGCACCGGCATAAAGACCGAAATAAAGATAAAGAcggggagaagaagaaggatagAAGTGGGCATCATGACTCCAGTGCCGATCACTCAAAGAAACACCATGAAAAG TTTCAGAAAAGGAAGCATGATGGAGAAGAAGATATTAATGACATTCACCGACCCAAAAAAAGTAAG CATAAGAGCTCAAAAATTGATGAAGTAGGTGCGATCAAGGTGGCTGGCTGA
- the LOC122294976 gene encoding mediator of RNA polymerase II transcription subunit 19a-like isoform X4 — MDPEGKKFGRGPRELTGAVDLISHYKLLPHHDFFCKRSLPSSISDTHYLHDVVGDTDIRKGEGMQLDQLIQNTSYSRDTNARIRPFELDILREAFQLREAAPVDLPLAEKGIPTIVGKSKSESKDRERKHKKHKDRGKDNDKEHKKRKHRHKDRNKDKDGEKKKDRSGHHDSSADHSKKHHEKKRKHDGEEDINDIHRPKKT; from the exons ATGGATCCTGAAGGCAAGAAGTTTGGAAGAG GACCAAGGGAACTGACTGGTGCTGTGGATCTCATAAGTCACTACAAATTGTTGCCACATCATGATTTTTTCTGCAAGAGATCACTTCCTTCGTCAATTTCGGACACACATTATCTCCATGATGTTGTTGGAGACACAGATATCAGAAAAGGAGAAGGGATGCAATTGGATCAACTTATTCAGAACACATCCTATTCCAGAGATACTAATGCACGAATACGGCCATTTGAGCTGGATATTCTAAGAGAAGCCTTTCAGTTAAGGGAAGCTGCTCCTGTTGATTTGCCTCTT GCCGAGAAGGGGATTCCCACTATTGTAGGGAAATCTAAAAGTGAGTCCAAGGACAGGGAGAGGAAGCATAAAAAGCACAAAGATAGAGGTAAAGATAATGATAAAGAGCATAAGAAGCGCAAGCACCGGCATAAAGACCGAAATAAAGATAAAGAcggggagaagaagaaggatagAAGTGGGCATCATGACTCCAGTGCCGATCACTCAAAGAAACACCATGAAAAG AAAAGGAAGCATGATGGAGAAGAAGATATTAATGACATTCACCGACCCAAAAAAA CATAA
- the LOC122294976 gene encoding mediator of RNA polymerase II transcription subunit 19a-like isoform X3, whose amino-acid sequence MDPEGKKFGRGPRELTGAVDLISHYKLLPHHDFFCKRSLPSSISDTHYLHDVVGDTDIRKGEGMQLDQLIQNTSYSRDTNARIRPFELDILREAFQLREAAPVDLPLAEKGIPTIVGKSKSESKDRERKHKKHKDRGKDNDKEHKKRKHRHKDRNKDKDGEKKKDRSGHHDSSADHSKKHHEKFQKRKHDGEEDINDIHRPKKT is encoded by the exons ATGGATCCTGAAGGCAAGAAGTTTGGAAGAG GACCAAGGGAACTGACTGGTGCTGTGGATCTCATAAGTCACTACAAATTGTTGCCACATCATGATTTTTTCTGCAAGAGATCACTTCCTTCGTCAATTTCGGACACACATTATCTCCATGATGTTGTTGGAGACACAGATATCAGAAAAGGAGAAGGGATGCAATTGGATCAACTTATTCAGAACACATCCTATTCCAGAGATACTAATGCACGAATACGGCCATTTGAGCTGGATATTCTAAGAGAAGCCTTTCAGTTAAGGGAAGCTGCTCCTGTTGATTTGCCTCTT GCCGAGAAGGGGATTCCCACTATTGTAGGGAAATCTAAAAGTGAGTCCAAGGACAGGGAGAGGAAGCATAAAAAGCACAAAGATAGAGGTAAAGATAATGATAAAGAGCATAAGAAGCGCAAGCACCGGCATAAAGACCGAAATAAAGATAAAGAcggggagaagaagaaggatagAAGTGGGCATCATGACTCCAGTGCCGATCACTCAAAGAAACACCATGAAAAG TTTCAGAAAAGGAAGCATGATGGAGAAGAAGATATTAATGACATTCACCGACCCAAAAAAA CATAA